Proteins encoded by one window of Bacillus sp. DTU_2020_1000418_1_SI_GHA_SEK_038:
- the istA gene encoding IS21 family transposase, which yields MEKLQLFIEIHQLKDQGFKIAAIAKKLGISRNTVYKFLKMTFKEASDWVISSQSRHKKLDPYRDQILGWLKEHPDLSSAQVEDWLKEHQPQLAVGGSTVRGYVSEIRDFYHIPKVVRIRDHEAVEELPLGQQVQVDWGEITVKKQDKTFVKLYFITFVLSHSRFKYVEWQDRPFTTRDTIRCHEKAFQFFGGIPKEIVYDLDHLITVSENAGDIILTGDFQSYKQERGFRIYLCRKADPQSKGKVENVVKFVKMNFAKNRVFPNLDSWNEKCLAWLKRTGNYNVHHTTKKRPVEVHALEKQHLKPVSALFSYENNLGSSITRTVHKDNIIKYKSNRYSVPLGTYRPRGDNKVYLEVKGEELIIRADLEGEVLAKHTLSHGKGELIKNRQHSRDRSKGIQAYKETIVRQFDDQEKAQKFINEVAQRYPRYIRDQLQIIQYVITHFRSEIEEALAVCIEKQLWSANDFRDIALHFTRLKEEKAPSDQSMKKSKIDSPAIKATAVTRGMDYYTSAMGGVS from the coding sequence GTGGAAAAATTGCAGTTATTCATCGAGATTCATCAATTAAAAGATCAAGGGTTTAAGATTGCAGCTATTGCAAAAAAGTTAGGGATTTCAAGGAACACAGTTTATAAGTTTTTGAAAATGACTTTTAAGGAAGCTTCTGATTGGGTGATATCTTCTCAAAGCCGGCATAAGAAGCTTGATCCCTATCGTGATCAAATATTAGGTTGGTTAAAGGAACACCCAGATTTATCTTCTGCGCAAGTGGAGGATTGGCTAAAAGAGCACCAACCTCAACTAGCTGTTGGAGGTAGTACTGTGAGAGGTTATGTAAGTGAAATCAGGGATTTTTATCACATACCTAAAGTGGTTCGTATTCGTGATCATGAAGCTGTGGAGGAGTTGCCACTCGGACAGCAGGTTCAAGTGGATTGGGGAGAAATAACGGTTAAGAAGCAGGATAAAACATTTGTGAAATTGTACTTTATTACTTTTGTACTCTCTCATTCTCGCTTTAAATATGTGGAATGGCAAGATAGACCATTTACCACAAGAGATACGATTCGGTGCCATGAAAAAGCATTTCAATTTTTCGGAGGAATTCCAAAGGAAATTGTTTATGATCTGGACCACCTAATAACTGTAAGTGAAAATGCGGGAGATATAATATTGACTGGAGATTTTCAATCATATAAACAAGAGCGTGGATTTCGAATCTATTTATGTAGGAAAGCTGATCCCCAAAGTAAAGGTAAGGTAGAAAATGTGGTAAAGTTCGTAAAAATGAACTTCGCGAAAAATAGAGTATTTCCTAATCTTGATTCTTGGAATGAAAAATGTTTAGCGTGGCTAAAACGAACGGGTAATTATAATGTTCATCACACAACGAAAAAGAGACCGGTTGAAGTGCACGCCCTCGAAAAGCAACACTTAAAACCTGTCTCCGCCCTGTTTTCTTACGAAAACAACCTTGGTTCAAGTATAACAAGAACTGTTCATAAGGACAATATTATCAAATATAAATCAAATCGATATTCCGTTCCGCTAGGAACTTATCGTCCTAGAGGAGATAATAAGGTTTATTTAGAGGTAAAAGGCGAAGAACTAATTATAAGGGCAGATCTTGAAGGCGAGGTACTGGCTAAACATACGCTTAGTCACGGAAAAGGTGAATTGATTAAGAACCGACAACATTCAAGAGATCGATCAAAAGGAATCCAAGCTTATAAGGAAACCATTGTACGCCAGTTTGATGATCAGGAAAAAGCCCAAAAGTTTATTAATGAAGTAGCCCAAAGGTATCCAAGATATATCAGGGACCAGTTACAAATCATCCAATACGTCATTACTCACTTCCGTTCCGAAATAGAGGAAGCCCTCGCTGTTTGTATCGAAAAGCAGCTGTGGAGTGCAAATGATTTCCGCGATATTGCACTTCACTTTACAAGATTAAAAGAAGAAAAGGCCCCATCCGATCAGTCAATGAAAAAATCAAAAATTGACAGCCCCGCAATAAAAGCTACTGCAGTAACTAGAGGAATGGATTATTACACAAGTGCAATGGGAGGCGTATCATGA
- a CDS encoding methyl-accepting chemotaxis protein translates to MDTKDLSEQGNITMKNLYIKNEEITQSFHSIINMITTLQNKSKDIGDIVGVIDEISDKTRLLSLNAAIEAARAGEHGKGFAVVADEVKKLSDQSINSTSEISNIVKDIQNEIEKTFEAVKITDIIVQNNKSNMKETQEIFDSIVKRIDEITDEIKSISNAFIDMKNQKDSLVKEVESIANISEETAAASEEISATIEEQNNINNKVYEAITELQLLVNNLNQSISVFKINNKM, encoded by the coding sequence ATGGATACGAAAGACCTTAGTGAGCAAGGTAATATTACAATGAAGAATTTATATATTAAAAATGAAGAAATCACACAATCATTTCATTCAATTATTAATATGATTACAACTTTACAGAACAAATCAAAAGACATAGGGGATATTGTTGGAGTTATAGATGAAATATCAGATAAAACAAGACTATTATCACTCAATGCAGCTATTGAAGCTGCAAGAGCTGGTGAACACGGAAAAGGGTTTGCTGTTGTGGCGGACGAAGTGAAAAAATTATCTGATCAATCAATTAACTCTACATCAGAAATTTCTAATATTGTTAAAGATATTCAAAATGAAATCGAAAAAACCTTTGAAGCCGTTAAGATAACAGATATAATCGTACAAAATAATAAGAGTAACATGAAAGAAACACAAGAAATTTTCGATTCTATCGTCAAAAGAATAGATGAAATTACAGATGAGATTAAATCGATATCTAATGCCTTTATAGATATGAAAAATCAAAAAGATTCTCTAGTAAAAGAAGTCGAATCTATTGCTAATATATCAGAAGAAACAGCAGCAGCTTCTGAAGAAATCAGTGCGACAATCGAAGAACAAAATAATATTAACAATAAAGTATATGAGGCAATCACCGAATTACAATTATTGGTAAATAATTTGAATCAATCTATATCAGTGTTCAAAATAAACAATAAAATGTAA
- a CDS encoding iron chaperone, protein MEQQTIIPKSIDEYILQFPQEIQEILKTLRKVIKESAPNAEEKISYAMPTFVLNGNLVHFAAYKNHIGFYPTPSGINTFKQELSGYKTSKGAVQFPIGKPIPYGLISKIVKFRVDENKSKAEGKIKKKE, encoded by the coding sequence ATGGAACAACAAACCATCATTCCGAAATCAATTGATGAATATATTTTACAATTTCCTCAAGAGATTCAAGAAATACTAAAAACATTAAGAAAGGTTATAAAGGAATCAGCGCCAAATGCTGAGGAAAAAATAAGTTATGCAATGCCTACTTTTGTTTTAAATGGAAATCTGGTACATTTTGCTGCATACAAAAACCATATAGGGTTTTATCCAACTCCAAGCGGAATTAATACATTTAAACAGGAATTATCGGGATATAAGACATCGAAAGGCGCAGTGCAATTTCCTATAGGAAAACCCATCCCTTATGGATTAATTAGTAAAATCGTGAAATTTAGAGTTGACGAAAACAAAAGTAAAGCTGAAGGGAAAATAAAAAAGAAGGAATAA
- a CDS encoding helix-turn-helix domain-containing protein — protein MEKKVETYAVDLYHQTKNFAVVSKELNTHRKNIQGWVKQFSEDGMVGFIEKHGRKSGAILYKSKFD, from the coding sequence ATGGAGAAAAAAGTAGAGACTTATGCAGTGGATTTATATCATCAAACAAAGAATTTTGCAGTTGTTTCCAAAGAATTAAACACTCATCGAAAAAACATACAAGGATGGGTTAAACAGTTTAGTGAAGATGGGATGGTTGGTTTTATAGAAAAACATGGCAGAAAAAGTGGGGCTATACTCTATAAATCGAAATTTGACTAA
- a CDS encoding VOC family protein, which yields MKFNALVPELSVKDIKRSKWFYIEILGFQLEYERADAKFAFLSLNRAQIIIEEINGFWNTGLLEYPFGRGINFQILTDDIQTIAERLIQNEILLFREPTVNEYKSNETVIKKLEFLVQDPDGYLLSFSQQISS from the coding sequence ATGAAATTCAATGCTTTAGTTCCGGAATTATCAGTTAAGGACATTAAAAGGTCGAAGTGGTTTTATATAGAGATACTTGGTTTTCAATTAGAATATGAGAGAGCAGATGCTAAATTTGCTTTTCTATCACTTAACAGAGCGCAGATTATAATTGAAGAAATTAACGGATTTTGGAATACCGGGTTGTTAGAATATCCATTTGGCAGAGGCATTAACTTTCAAATACTTACTGATGATATTCAAACCATTGCAGAAAGGTTAATTCAAAATGAAATTTTGCTATTCAGAGAACCTACTGTTAATGAATATAAAAGTAATGAGACAGTAATCAAAAAACTTGAATTTCTCGTTCAAGATCCAGATGGTTATTTGTTAAGTTTTTCGCAACAAATTAGTAGTTAA
- a CDS encoding class I SAM-dependent methyltransferase, translating to MNKDKIIRTFDKQAKIYEKRRRIRSERKWRERLLSSTRGNVLEVAVGAGANFHYYPQGLKVTGVDFSEEMLKKAQEAAIEEGIDAQFILSDVESFSFEDNSFDTVISTLSMCGYENPTKVLNSFNKWCKPDGKILLLEHGKSSNTMIGCIQTMLNPLYRKIVGCELNRDILHIIEHSDIHVERMEHYLTGTVHLVWAKPNKHIYIL from the coding sequence ATGAACAAAGATAAGATCATTAGAACTTTTGATAAACAAGCAAAAATATATGAAAAGAGAAGAAGGATACGGTCGGAAAGAAAATGGAGAGAAAGATTGCTCTCATCTACAAGAGGGAATGTGCTGGAGGTAGCAGTTGGTGCAGGAGCAAACTTTCATTATTATCCTCAAGGATTGAAAGTGACTGGAGTTGACTTCAGTGAGGAAATGTTAAAGAAAGCACAAGAAGCTGCGATTGAAGAAGGCATAGACGCCCAATTTATACTTTCTGATGTTGAATCCTTTTCGTTTGAGGACAATTCATTTGATACGGTTATCTCTACATTATCGATGTGTGGATATGAAAATCCTACGAAAGTACTAAATTCATTTAATAAGTGGTGTAAACCTGACGGGAAAATTCTTTTATTAGAACATGGAAAAAGCTCAAATACTATGATTGGTTGCATTCAAACGATGTTAAATCCACTTTATAGAAAGATCGTAGGTTGCGAATTAAATCGTGATATCCTTCACATCATAGAGCACTCTGACATTCACGTTGAGAGGATGGAACATTATCTGACTGGTACAGTTCATTTAGTATGGGCCAAACCAAATAAGCATATTTACATACTATAA
- a CDS encoding dihydrofolate reductase family protein, producing the protein MSQNVGPRRIILDLAVTLDGFIEGKNGEVDWCIMDSEMGFVNFLNQIDTILYGRKSYDLWGQFTPEVEVTDTEKEIWELVHSKEKYVFSKSQKWTDNKAILINDNIFEEVNKLKNKSGKDIWLYGGASLITTFINLGLVDEFRLSVHPVILGEGKPMFININERINLKMVNTRTFSSGVVQLIYHLNRN; encoded by the coding sequence ATGTCCCAAAACGTAGGACCAAGAAGAATAATTTTAGATTTAGCAGTAACTTTAGATGGATTTATTGAGGGGAAAAATGGGGAAGTTGACTGGTGTATCATGGACTCTGAGATGGGTTTTGTTAATTTCTTAAATCAAATTGATACTATTTTATATGGAAGAAAAAGCTACGACTTATGGGGACAATTTACTCCAGAAGTTGAAGTTACTGATACTGAAAAAGAAATTTGGGAATTAGTTCATAGTAAAGAAAAATACGTGTTTTCCAAATCGCAAAAATGGACAGATAATAAAGCAATACTCATAAATGATAATATTTTTGAAGAAGTAAATAAATTAAAGAATAAGTCTGGTAAAGATATCTGGCTATATGGTGGAGCAAGTCTTATAACAACTTTTATCAATTTAGGGCTTGTTGATGAATTTAGATTATCTGTTCACCCTGTTATTTTGGGAGAAGGAAAACCGATGTTTATAAATATAAACGAGAGAATTAATTTAAAAATGGTTAATACAAGAACCTTCTCTTCTGGCGTTGTGCAACTAATCTATCATTTGAATAGAAATTAA
- a CDS encoding TSUP family transporter, with product MISLFATKQSSAVQEASAASENNYGFWIRAIFLGLLSGLMEGSFGIGAAPFIQLGLMIFLGLSVRHSIGTTMLVILPIAIGGGLGFSTGGYVDVILLIQILVGSMTGAYIGAKFTNFAPKPVLKITMISTPAAAGFLLLLG from the coding sequence GTGATTTCATTATTTGCAACAAAACAGTCTTCAGCCGTGCAGGAGGCCTCAGCTGCTTCAGAAAATAATTACGGATTTTGGATTCGAGCAATTTTTCTGGGGCTGCTTTCCGGTCTGATGGAAGGGTCTTTCGGTATCGGAGCTGCACCATTTATCCAGCTTGGATTAATGATCTTTTTAGGATTATCTGTCCGTCACTCTATCGGAACCACGATGCTGGTCATTCTTCCAATTGCGATTGGCGGCGGCCTTGGATTTAGTACGGGCGGATATGTTGATGTGATTCTTCTTATACAAATATTAGTCGGTTCGATGACTGGTGCCTATATTGGCGCGAAATTCACCAACTTTGCCCCAAAACCAGTTTTAAAAATAACGATGATTTCAACGCCCGCAGCAGCCGGGTTTTTACTCCTCTTGGGATAA